In Carassius gibelio isolate Cgi1373 ecotype wild population from Czech Republic chromosome B2, carGib1.2-hapl.c, whole genome shotgun sequence, a single genomic region encodes these proteins:
- the LOC127951428 gene encoding uncharacterized protein LOC127951428: protein MSDSETIELACLGRPFQLGMLYDCRRDCLIPGITLWDAEMLQKNINVRPQPNTDFKIIATDSSEDKISALNVTASLEVSFLGGLVSVKGSGEYLNDKKSSKHQSRVTLHYHTTSRFEQLTMEHLGAGNVKHCNIFQEGSATHVVTALLYGAQAFFIFDREVSSNENHQKIQGELQASIKKIPFISVEGKASLKMTEMEQEKTDKFSCTFHGDFALENNPVSYTDAIKVYSELPKLLGENGENAVPMTVWLYPLKKLDSAAAQLVREISVSLIRRVQRIMDEMHNCDIQCQDLMRDSIAIQFPEIAAKIKKCKDLCSDYKIVFQKHLCRVLPAIRGGGKEEQELADTLNDKERSPFQGALVTKYLNEREREMNVVRSYLDIMKDVPALSSSNELDKVVLKASNNNVIAFALTSLNEKELYLSDMENYLKAQSSNNGEQISYDQNSSKKTEKWFSSGDATTLTRETIQAFLDFKEANKGRTNIEFCIASIPDELSTASSIHVYERGRLISSQYELPSKPPMPVFLSAEHDCIHLQIKPPDRGVSCVDSYCISYQSAQSSEWTEMYTDGVSDQVTVKQLKPQKEYCFTCKAVCRPGVSLTSDTTSFFRTRPCAPPGAPTVKQVESEMATVVWDVPTSVGEDVLVTGYVLEFRECAKDQEHEKPWKSVKSTNRECTLQGLKQDTAYTVRVFANCGNDGVSLPSPETVFSASFKVKETNKDGSALFLNQSQRIKKANPTIHSLNLHQKMAEKVSFNQYVFGRKVEDVKNKVILLLGSTGAGKTTLINVMVNYILGVKWQDPYRFKLINEVTNRTQAESQTSIVSSFELYNQPGFQIPYSLTIVDTPGFGDTRGIAHDKLITEQIKSFLCSPLGINHIDVVCFVVQASLARLSANQRYIFDSVLSIFGKDIADNILVLVTFADGKDIPALEAIKAADLPCQKNKKGQPTHFKFNNSAVYAEKKTEKPTTPDNDSDDNDDDDDDGDGGDKLTELVWDKTFKQMKAFFKTLGDIESKDLTMTIKVLEERERLEKAMASLTPQITAGLSKMSEIKKFKQCLESESDNMAQNENFEQEVEVMKANRTPVNCFTMNCNTCFFTCHSNCFLPAEDAVQTCAVMENDYCIICPENCHYSAHSRENFMWTYETKIEKKTIKELKDNFMAAKGRFMDSKQMLDALENELHGIEDKLMKLIKLSSDCLRRLDEIALKAKSLSTAEYLEILIKTEKEEKSPGFEDRIVGLEKMKQETLILEKIAKGERLIERERKIMVEREKRMKTVSQKILKIKKAVSALQTESNQETYDQKDASA, encoded by the exons ATGTCGGACTCGGAGACCATTGAACTGGCTTGTCTTGGCCGCCCTTTTCAATTAGGAATGCTTTATGACTGCCGGAGAGATTGCCTCATTCCAG gAATAACCCTTTGGGATGCTGAGATGCTGCAGAAGAATATTAATGTACGGCCACAGCCAAACACTGACTTTAAAATTATTGCCACAGATTCAAGTGAAGACAAAATCAGTGCTCTTAATGTCACTGCATCTCTTGAAGTCAGCTTTTTGGGTGGATTAGTTAGTGTCAAAGGATCAGGAGAATATCTAAATGACAAGAAATCATCTAAACATCAGTCTCGAGTCACGTTACATTATCATACAACCTCACGCTTTGAGCAGTTAACTATGGAGCATCTTGGGGCAGGGAACGTAAAGCACTGCAATATATTTCAGGAGGGCTCAGCCACACATGTTGTTACGGCTCTACTGTATGGAGCTCAAGCATTCTTTATTTTTGATCGCGAAGTTTCGTCCAATGAAAACCATCAAAAGATACAAGGTGAACTCCAAGCATCAATCAAAAAGATACCTTTCATATCAGTAGAGGGCAAGGCATCTTTGAAAATGACTGAAATGGAACAAGAGAAAACTGACAAGTTCAGCTGCACTTTTCATGGAGATTTTGCTCTGGAAAACAATCCAGTCTCTTATACTGATGCCATCAAGGTGTACTCGGAGCTACCAAAACTGTTGGGAGAAAATGGAGAGAATGCTGTGCCCATGACCGTGTGGCTTTACCCTCTGAAAAAACTAGACTCAGCAGCCGCTCAGTTAGTCAGGGAGATCAGTGTTAGCCTAATACGACGAGTCCAACGAATCATGGATGAAATGCACAACTGTGACATTCAGTGTCAAGATCTGATGAGGGACAGTATTGCCATTCAATTCCCTGAAATCGCAGCTAAGATCAAAAAATGTAAAGACCTCTGTTCAGATTATAAAATAGTTTTTCAGAAACATCTCTGCAGGGTTCTTCCAGCCATAAGGGGTGGAGGTAAAGAAGAACAGGAGCTTGCTGATACCCTGAATGACAAAGAAAGATCCCCATTTCAGGGTGCTCTGGTAACCAAGTATCTAAATGAGCGAGAGCGAGAGATGAACGTTGTTAGATCGTACCTTGACATCATGAAAGATGTTCCTGCTCTTTCATCCAGCAACGAATTGGACAAAGTTGTCTTGAAGGCATCCAATAACAATGTGATAGCTTTTGCACTCACCTCCTTAAATGAAAAGGAACTTTACCTTTCAGACATGGAGAATTACCTGAAGGCACAATCTAGTAACAATGGAGAGCAAATAAGTTATGATCAAAACTCCTCAAAGAAGACAGAAAAATGGTTTTCTTCAGGAGATGCAACTACATTGACCAGGGAAACCATACAGGCCTTCCTAGATTTCAAGGAAGCCAATAAAGGAAGAACCAACATTGAATTTTGCATTGCATCAATCCCGGATGAACTCAGCACTGCCTCTTCAATTCATGTTTATGAAAGAGGGAGACTCATCAGTTCACAGTATGAGCTTCCCTCAAAACCACCAATGCCGGTTTTCTTGAGTGCTGAGCATGACTGCATACATCTGCAAATCAAACCTCCTGACCGCGGTGTAAGCTGTGTGGACTCGTACTGTATTTCATATCAGTCTGCACAGAGCTCTGAATGGACAGAGATGTATACTGATGGGGTTTCAGATCAGGTCACCGTCAAGCAGTTAAAACCACAGAAAGAGTATTGCTTTACCTGCAAGGCTGTGTGCCGTCCAGGAGTAAGTCTGACAAGTGACACAACATCCTTCTTCAGGACTCGTCCATGTGCTCCTCCCGGAGCACCTACAGTGAAACAAGTAGAATCTGAGATGGCAACTGTAGTCTGGGATGTTCCTACATCTGTGGGTGAGGATGTTCTGGTCACCGGATACGTGTTGGAGTTCAGAGAATGCGCAAAGGATCAGGAACATGAAAAACCTTGGAAGTCTGTCAAATCTACAAACAGGGAGTGCACTCTTCAGGGACTGAAACAAGACACGGCTTACACAGTCAGAGTTTTTGCAAACTGTGGTAATGATGGAGTGAGTCTCCCCAGTCCTGAAACTGTGTTTTCGGCCAGTTTTAAggttaaagaaacaaataagGATGGGAGTGCATTGTTCTTGAATCAGTCTCAACGAATAAAAAAGGCCAATCCAACAATCCATTCACTGAACCTACACCAAAAAATGGCAGAGAAAGTAAGTTTTAATCAGTATGTTTTCGGAAGAAAAGTGGAGGATGTGAAAAACAAAGTAATTCTTCTTTTGGGATCAACAGGTGCAGGAAAAACCACTCTCATCAATGTGATGGTCAATTACATACTAGGTGTAAAATGGCAGGATCCATATCGCTTTAAATTAATCAATGAAGTGACCAATCGCACACAGGCCGAGAGTCAGACATCTATCGTCTCATCTTTTGAGCTGTACAATCAGCCTGGGTTTCAAATTCCTTACTCCCTCACAATTGTAGACACACCAGGATTTGGTGATACAAGAGGAATCGCGCACGATAAACTGATTACAGAACAAATCAAAAGCTTTCTCTGTAGCCCTTTGGGAATCAATCATATTGACGTCGTCTGCTTCGTTGTCCAGGCCTCTCTCGCCCGCCTTAGTGCCAACCAGAGGTACATCTTTGACTCAGTCTTGTCCATTTTTGGCAAAGACATCGCAGATAACATCTTAGTTTTAGTGACATTTGCAGATGGTAAAGACATCCCAGCTCTAGAAGCCATCAAAGCAGCAGATCTACCCTGTCAAAAGAATAAAAAGGGACAACCCACCCATTTCAAGTTCAACAATTCAGCTGTGTATgcggaaaaaaaaacagaaaagcctACAACCCCTGACAACGATTcagatgataatgatgatgatgatgatgatggtgatggagGAGATAAACTGACAGAGCTTGTCTGGGACAAAACCTTTAAACAGATGAAAGCTTTTTTCAAGACACTTGGGGACATTGAAAGTAAAGATCTGACAATGACTATAAAGGTCTTGGAGGAACGAGAGCGTCTTGAGAAAGCCATGGCAAGTCTGACCCCTCAAATAACCGCTGGTCTCTCTAAAATGAGTGAAATCAAAAAATTCAAGCAATGTTTGGAAAGTGAGAGTGACAACATGGCACAAAATGAGAATTTTGAACAAGAGGTAGAGGTGATGAAAGCAAACAGAACCCCTGTGAACTGTTTTACCATGAACTGCAACACTTGCTTCTTCACATGTCACTCCAACTGCTTCCTCCCTGCAGAAGATGCTGTGCAAACTTGTGCTGTGATGGAGAATGACTACTGCATTATCTGCCCTGAAAACTGCCATTACTCTGCTCATTCAAGGGAGAACTTCATGTGGACATATGAaacaaaaatagagaaaaaaaccaTTAAAGAGCTAAAAGACAACTTCATGGCTGCTAAAGGAAGGTTCATGGACTCGAAGCAAATGCTTGATGCACTTGAAAACGAACTCCATGGAATTGAGGACAAACTAATGAAGCTGATTAAACTGTCCTCTGATTGCTTAAGAAGACTAGATGAAATTGCGCTGAAAGCAAAATCTCTCTCCACAGCCGAATATCTTGAAATCCTGATTAAAACCGAGAAAGAGGAGAAAAGTCCTGGCTTTGAGGACCGCATTGTTGGACTCGAGAAGATGAAACAAGAAACCCTTATCCTGGAAAAGATTGCTAAAGGAGAACGTTTGATTGAAAGGGAACGCAAGATCATGGTGGAGAGAGAGAAGCGAATGAAGACTGTTTCCCAGAAAATTCTGAAAATCAAGAAAGCTGTTAGTGCCTTACAGACAGAGAGCAATCAGGAAACATATGATCAAAAGGATGCAAGTGCCTGA